In the Helicoverpa armigera isolate CAAS_96S chromosome 15, ASM3070526v1, whole genome shotgun sequence genome, one interval contains:
- the LOC110370604 gene encoding SAGA-associated factor 29 has product MPLTADVAAQQVQERLRSLHRLIYDIEAERARNEQCIDSILRAEKAVESPPSNEDSSSSSQQMQLKNLYKSALSAAEQEESLIRKALSRIYEIRSIKNERRIQARYAGNKETIGCGALMKMLLSAAQTLPLHVGRVGERAPPLCGAVPPDPGHIAKAGDAVAALVRVSDKEENWILAEVVSWLPAQGKYEVDDIDEEQKNRHVLSKRRVVPLPLMRADPRVDEHALFPKGAVVMALYPQTTCFYRAVVNRLPANAADPYEVLFEDSSYADGYSPAERVAQRYVIAIKEGKGRAT; this is encoded by the exons ATGCCCCTCACGGCTGATGTGGCTGCTCAACAAGTGCAG GAGCGCCTCAGATCCCTGCACAGATTGATCTATGACATTGAAGCAGAGAGAGCTCGCAATGAGCAGTGCATTGATTCAATATTGAGAGCAGAGAAGGCAGTGGAGTCACCCCCCTCTAATGAAGACTCCTCCAGTTCTTCTCAACAG ATGCAACTGAAAAATTTGTACAAATCGGCCCTGTCAGCAGCTGAACAAGAAGAGAGTCTGATTCGGAAAGCATTGTCCCGTATCTATGAAATTAGGAGTATAAAGAATGAAAGAAGAATCCAG GCGCGGTACGCCGGCAACAAAGAGACGATTGGTTGCGGCGCTCTCATGAAGATGTTGCTGAGTGCGGCACAAACTCTGCCCCTGCACGTCGGCCGCGTCGGCGAGCGAGCGCCTCCACTGTGCGGGGCCGTGCCTCCCGACCCTGGACATATTGCTAAGGCCGGTGATGCTGTTGCTGCACTCGTCAGAGTGTCAGATAAGGAGGAAAATTGGATATTAGCAGAG GTTGTAAGCTGGTTGCCAGCTCAGGGCAAATACGAAGTGGATGATATAGACGAGGAGCAAAAGAACCGCCATGTTCTGAGTAAACGTCGCGTGGTTCCATTGCCTCTGATGCGCGCGGATCCTCGCGTCGACGAGCACGCGTTGTTCCCGAAGGGCGCGGTCGTCATGGCGTTGTATCCTCAAACCACCTGCTTCTACAGGGCTGTGGTCAACAGACTGCCAGCTAATGCTGCTGATCCTTACGAAGTGCTGTTTGAG GACTCATCGTACGCGGACGGGTACTCGCCGGCGGAGCGCGTGGCGCAGCGCTACGTGATCGCGATCAAGGAGGGCAAGGGCCGCGCCACCTga
- the LOC110370605 gene encoding polyadenylate-binding protein 2: MAENDDYLETIDNNHLDGTNGSLNMTDNSLGGGDEAAGSEVPDLAAIKARVREMEEEAEKLKQMQTEVDKQMSMGSPPGLTSPLNMSIEEKIEADNRSVYVGNVDYGATAEELEQHFHGCGSINRVTILCNKFDGHPKGFAYIEFGDKDSVQTAMAMDESLFRGRQIKVMPKRTNKPGLSTTNRPPRAMRGRARSFRGGFSPYYSGYRPVRRGRGYRRGMYYSPY; encoded by the exons ATGGCAGAAAATGATGATTATTTAGAAACGATCGACAACAATCATTTGGACGGAACCAACGGTTCCCTAAACATGACTGACAATAGTCTCGGA GGTGGCGATGAAGCCGCTGGCAGTGAGGTGCCAGACCTGGCAGCCATCAAAGCCCGAGTACGGGAAATGGAAGAGGAGGCTGAAAAACTAAAACAGATGCAAACCGAAGTTGACAAGCAGATGAGTATGGGTAGCCCACCGGGACTCA CAAGTCCATTAAACATGTCTATTGAGGAGAAGATAGAGGCAGACAACAGATCAGTGTACGTCGGTAACGTGGACTACGGCGCCACAGCCGAAGAGCTCGAACAGCACTTCCACGGATGTGGATCTATTAATAG GGTTACGATATTATGTAATAAGTTCGACGGCCACCCGAAAGGATTCGCCTACATAGAGTTTGGCGACAAAGACAGTGTACAGACTGCAATGGCCATGGACGAATCATTATTTAGAGGGCGGCAGATAAAG GTGATGCCGAAGCGCACGAACAAGCCGGGGCTGTCGACGACGAACCGGCCGCCGCGCGCCATGCGGGGCCGCGCGCGCTCGTTCCGCGGCGGCTTCTCGCCCTACTACTCCGGCTACCGGCCCGTGCGCCGCGGCAG AGGGTACAGGCGCGGCATGTATTACTCTCCGTACTGA
- the LOC110370641 gene encoding retinoblastoma-like protein 1 isoform X2, giving the protein MSKLDDSEDNWIATMDSLCSDLNVDPVAAKKSKESFLEIKRNYSLDGDSLHWMACALYVACRTSITPTVQSGTAVEGNCVSLTKLLRLCNISLIQFFKKIKNWMEMASMSTEFRDRISHLEHKFAVSTVLYRNFQPIFQQIFSGLTNEPLKASTKRRPKTQPCTTNALFEFTWCLYICVKGEFHKSAHDLVDMYHLLLACLDFVFGNAFMDRRIDLINPAFKGLPSDWLQDDFKLPSTTPCIMPALCEIKNGLLVDAAATKEYCWKPVVKSFFEKQILKGDIEQLSGVLEVGTFDQNLKSLNNLYETYVLSVGEFDERIFLGEHANEQIGTTNKVSGDEISQVIATFGPSNRACTETPLTGRRYLARRGEELTPVSEAKNSLARLAAYLRQAKAKPSRDLLKLFTDCNVNIEAIDTNLVQPCNKWMEKFASSLRETNSASSNETISFRCNMVTCLYYKVFEHIIREEHRKKPQVSLNMLLTQETYQLAVYACCTEIVLHAYGVHSLKFPRVLQIYGLSAFHFYKIIELVVQAVVEKLSRDVIKHLNAVEEEVLESLVWTSDSPLWDQLSKTPVPASQDVKVHDSPHRRNGLQSPVSAAIDRYLSPIADQAKKQLFKDPIKPGQSLLATNNTPARQEPSTSQPTPSCSNGDSNPSTPKKTNNSLILFFRKFYSLAVVRINDLCTRLRLTDEELKRKIWTCLEYSIMHQTQLMRDRHLDQILMCAVYVICRVSNNPTNQVERTFAEIMRCYRQRPLADNHVYRSVLIKQSQGESSPERGDLINFYNKVYVQCMQSFALRFTGKHKDECSLSPLPSGRGAAAWSPAGQRVSERHQLYVKPLVTPPPHHHHLTYRFSRSPAKDLHAINTMVSCETGGLTALGVKRGAEAGGDAGKRPRQHPPAVVRKLQGLMSDRQAV; this is encoded by the exons ATGTCTAAATTAGACGATAGTGAAGATAATTGGATTGCTACGATGGATAGCCTTTGTTCAGATTTAAACGTCGACCCTGTGGCAGCCAAAAAATCGAAGGAGtcttttttagaaataaaacgaaattattCTTTAGAT GGTGATTCATTGCACTGGATGGCATGTGCCCTGTATGTAGCATGTCGGACATCCATAACTCCCACAGTGCAGTCTGGAACGGCTGTGGAAGGAAACTGTGTCAGCCTTACAAAGCTACTGAGACTTTGCAACATAAG TCTTATccagtttttcaaaaaaatcaagAACTGGATGGAGATGGCTTCAATGTCAACTGAATTCAGAGATAGAATATCACATTTGGAGCACAAGTTTGCAGTGTCCACTGTTCTATATAGGAACTTCCAGCCTATCTTCCAACAGATATTTTCTGGCTTAACAAATGAACCTTTGAAGGCCAGTACTAAAAGAAGGCCTAA GACTCAGCCATGTACAACAAATGCGTTGTTTGAATTCACATGGTGTTTGTACATATGCGTAAAAGGGGAGTTCCACAAGTCAGCCCATGATCTTGTAGATATGTACCATTTGCTGCTAGCATGTTTAGACTTTGTGTTTGGAAATGCATTTATGGACCGAAGGATTGATTTGATCAACCCAGCTTTTAAAG GTTTGCCAAGTGACTGGTTACAAGATGATTTCAAATTGCCATCAACAACACCCTGCATAATGCCTGCAttgtgtgaaataaaaaatgggcTACTGGTAGATGCTGCTGCAACAAAAGAATACTGCTGGAAGCCTGTAGTGAAATCATTTTTCGAGAAACAA attttaaaGGGTGACATTGAGCAACTGAGTGGAGTCCTCGAAGTTGGAACTTTTGACCAAAATCTTAAATCATTGAACAATTTATATGAAACCTATGTGCTAAGTGTTGGAGAATTCGATGAACGTATATTTTTAG GTGAACATGCAAATGAACAAATTGGTACAACAAACAAAGTTTCTGGTGATGAAATATCACAAGTTATTGCTACATTTGGGCCG AGCAATCGCGCCTGTACTGAAACTCCACTAACGGGTCGGCGCTACTTAGCACGGCGTGGTGAGGAGTTGACGCCGGTGTCTGAAGCCAAGAACAGCCTTGCGAGGCTCGCTGCTTACCTCAGACAGGCAAAGGCCAAGCCCTCAAGAGATCTACTCAAATTATTCAC AGACTGTAATGTAAATATAGAGGCAATAGACACAAATCTGGTGCAACCATGCAACAAATGGATGGAGAAGTTCGCCAGCAGTTTGAGAGAGACCAACAGTGCTTCCAGCAACGAAACTATATCTTTCCGATGCAATATGGTTACCTGTTTATACTACAAAGTGTTTGAACATATAATCAGAGAAGAACATAGGAAAAAACCCCAAGTATCCCTGAAT ATGTTGCTGACTCAAGAGACCTACCAGTTGGCAGTCTACGCTTGCTGTACAGAAATAGTGCTCCATGCATACGGCGTTCATTCGTTAAAGTTTCCCCGAGTGCTGCAGATATACGGACTCAGTGCCTTCCACTTCTACAAGATTATAGAGCTCGTTGTACAGGCGGTCGTGGAGAAACTCAGTAGAGATGTTATCAAACATCTTAATgct GTTGAAGAAGAAGTGCTGGAGTCATTGGTCTGGACATCAGACAGCCCGTTATGGGACCAACTTAGTAAAACGCCAGTACCCGCATCACAGGATGTTAAAGTTCACGATTCGCCACATCGCagga ATGGCCTACAATCACCAGTTTCGGCAGCCATCGACCGTTACCTATCTCCGATAGCAGATCAGGCGAAAAAGCAGCTCTTCAAAGACCCTATCAAACCAGGCCAGTCTTTACTAG CAACAAACAATACACCAGCCAGACAAGAGCCTAGCACCTCGCAGCCCACACCCAGTTGTTCAAACGGCGACAGCAACCCGTCCACGCCTAAGAAAACTAATAACTCGCTAATACTCTTCTTTAGAAAG TTCTACAGCCTAGCAGTGGTCCGTATAAACGACTTATGCACCCGACTGCGCCTCACCGACGAGGAGCTGAAGCGCAAGATATGGACGTGCCTCGAGTACTCCATCATGCATCAGACGCAGCTCATGCGGGACCGACATCTCGATCAGATACTAATGTGTGCTGTGTATGTTATATGTAGA gtgTCAAACAATCCTACAAATCAAGTGGAGAGGACATTTGCGGAAATCATGCGTTGTTACAGACAGCGGCCTTTAGCTGACAATCATGTATACAGATCTGTTCTGATCAAACAAAGCCAAGGAGAGA GTTCACCAGAGAGAGGCGATTTGattaatttctataataaaGTTTACGTGCAATGTATGCAGAGCTTCGCGCTGAGGTTCACTGGAAAGCATAAAGAT GAGTGCAGCCTGTCTCCGCTGCcgagcgggcgcggcgcggcggcgtggTCGCCGGCGGGGCAGCGCGTGTCGGAGCGGCACCAGCTGTACGTCAAGCCGCTCGTcacgccgccgccgcaccaCCACCACCTCACCTACCGCTTCAGCCGCAGCCCCGCCAAG GACCTGCATGCGATCAACACGATGGTGTCGTGCGAAACGGGCGGGCTGACGGCGCTGGGCGTGAAGCGCGGCGCGGAGGCGGGCGGCGACGCGGGGAAGCGGCCGCGCCAGCACCCGCCCGCCGTCGTGCGCAAGCTGCAGGGCCTCATGTCCGACCGCCAGGCTGTCTAG
- the LOC110370641 gene encoding retinoblastoma-like protein 1 isoform X1 — protein sequence MSKLDDSEDNWIATMDSLCSDLNVDPVAAKKSKESFLEIKRNYSLDGDSLHWMACALYVACRTSITPTVQSGTAVEGNCVSLTKLLRLCNISLIQFFKKIKNWMEMASMSTEFRDRISHLEHKFAVSTVLYRNFQPIFQQIFSGLTNEPLKASTKRRPKTQPCTTNALFEFTWCLYICVKGEFHKSAHDLVDMYHLLLACLDFVFGNAFMDRRIDLINPAFKGLPSDWLQDDFKLPSTTPCIMPALCEIKNGLLVDAAATKEYCWKPVVKSFFEKQILKGDIEQLSGVLEVGTFDQNLKSLNNLYETYVLSVGEFDERIFLGEHANEQIGTTNKVSGDEISQVIATFGPSNRACTETPLTGRRYLARRGEELTPVSEAKNSLARLAAYLRQAKAKPSRDLLKLFTDCNVNIEAIDTNLVQPCNKWMEKFASSLRETNSASSNETISFRCNMVTCLYYKVFEHIIREEHRKKPQVSLNMLLTQETYQLAVYACCTEIVLHAYGVHSLKFPRVLQIYGLSAFHFYKIIELVVQAVVEKLSRDVIKHLNAVEEEVLESLVWTSDSPLWDQLSKTPVPASQDVKVHDSPHRRNGLQSPVSAAIDRYLSPIADQAKKQLFKDPIKPGQSLLVATNNTPARQEPSTSQPTPSCSNGDSNPSTPKKTNNSLILFFRKFYSLAVVRINDLCTRLRLTDEELKRKIWTCLEYSIMHQTQLMRDRHLDQILMCAVYVICRVSNNPTNQVERTFAEIMRCYRQRPLADNHVYRSVLIKQSQGESSPERGDLINFYNKVYVQCMQSFALRFTGKHKDECSLSPLPSGRGAAAWSPAGQRVSERHQLYVKPLVTPPPHHHHLTYRFSRSPAKDLHAINTMVSCETGGLTALGVKRGAEAGGDAGKRPRQHPPAVVRKLQGLMSDRQAV from the exons ATGTCTAAATTAGACGATAGTGAAGATAATTGGATTGCTACGATGGATAGCCTTTGTTCAGATTTAAACGTCGACCCTGTGGCAGCCAAAAAATCGAAGGAGtcttttttagaaataaaacgaaattattCTTTAGAT GGTGATTCATTGCACTGGATGGCATGTGCCCTGTATGTAGCATGTCGGACATCCATAACTCCCACAGTGCAGTCTGGAACGGCTGTGGAAGGAAACTGTGTCAGCCTTACAAAGCTACTGAGACTTTGCAACATAAG TCTTATccagtttttcaaaaaaatcaagAACTGGATGGAGATGGCTTCAATGTCAACTGAATTCAGAGATAGAATATCACATTTGGAGCACAAGTTTGCAGTGTCCACTGTTCTATATAGGAACTTCCAGCCTATCTTCCAACAGATATTTTCTGGCTTAACAAATGAACCTTTGAAGGCCAGTACTAAAAGAAGGCCTAA GACTCAGCCATGTACAACAAATGCGTTGTTTGAATTCACATGGTGTTTGTACATATGCGTAAAAGGGGAGTTCCACAAGTCAGCCCATGATCTTGTAGATATGTACCATTTGCTGCTAGCATGTTTAGACTTTGTGTTTGGAAATGCATTTATGGACCGAAGGATTGATTTGATCAACCCAGCTTTTAAAG GTTTGCCAAGTGACTGGTTACAAGATGATTTCAAATTGCCATCAACAACACCCTGCATAATGCCTGCAttgtgtgaaataaaaaatgggcTACTGGTAGATGCTGCTGCAACAAAAGAATACTGCTGGAAGCCTGTAGTGAAATCATTTTTCGAGAAACAA attttaaaGGGTGACATTGAGCAACTGAGTGGAGTCCTCGAAGTTGGAACTTTTGACCAAAATCTTAAATCATTGAACAATTTATATGAAACCTATGTGCTAAGTGTTGGAGAATTCGATGAACGTATATTTTTAG GTGAACATGCAAATGAACAAATTGGTACAACAAACAAAGTTTCTGGTGATGAAATATCACAAGTTATTGCTACATTTGGGCCG AGCAATCGCGCCTGTACTGAAACTCCACTAACGGGTCGGCGCTACTTAGCACGGCGTGGTGAGGAGTTGACGCCGGTGTCTGAAGCCAAGAACAGCCTTGCGAGGCTCGCTGCTTACCTCAGACAGGCAAAGGCCAAGCCCTCAAGAGATCTACTCAAATTATTCAC AGACTGTAATGTAAATATAGAGGCAATAGACACAAATCTGGTGCAACCATGCAACAAATGGATGGAGAAGTTCGCCAGCAGTTTGAGAGAGACCAACAGTGCTTCCAGCAACGAAACTATATCTTTCCGATGCAATATGGTTACCTGTTTATACTACAAAGTGTTTGAACATATAATCAGAGAAGAACATAGGAAAAAACCCCAAGTATCCCTGAAT ATGTTGCTGACTCAAGAGACCTACCAGTTGGCAGTCTACGCTTGCTGTACAGAAATAGTGCTCCATGCATACGGCGTTCATTCGTTAAAGTTTCCCCGAGTGCTGCAGATATACGGACTCAGTGCCTTCCACTTCTACAAGATTATAGAGCTCGTTGTACAGGCGGTCGTGGAGAAACTCAGTAGAGATGTTATCAAACATCTTAATgct GTTGAAGAAGAAGTGCTGGAGTCATTGGTCTGGACATCAGACAGCCCGTTATGGGACCAACTTAGTAAAACGCCAGTACCCGCATCACAGGATGTTAAAGTTCACGATTCGCCACATCGCagga ATGGCCTACAATCACCAGTTTCGGCAGCCATCGACCGTTACCTATCTCCGATAGCAGATCAGGCGAAAAAGCAGCTCTTCAAAGACCCTATCAAACCAGGCCAGTCTTTACTAG TAGCAACAAACAATACACCAGCCAGACAAGAGCCTAGCACCTCGCAGCCCACACCCAGTTGTTCAAACGGCGACAGCAACCCGTCCACGCCTAAGAAAACTAATAACTCGCTAATACTCTTCTTTAGAAAG TTCTACAGCCTAGCAGTGGTCCGTATAAACGACTTATGCACCCGACTGCGCCTCACCGACGAGGAGCTGAAGCGCAAGATATGGACGTGCCTCGAGTACTCCATCATGCATCAGACGCAGCTCATGCGGGACCGACATCTCGATCAGATACTAATGTGTGCTGTGTATGTTATATGTAGA gtgTCAAACAATCCTACAAATCAAGTGGAGAGGACATTTGCGGAAATCATGCGTTGTTACAGACAGCGGCCTTTAGCTGACAATCATGTATACAGATCTGTTCTGATCAAACAAAGCCAAGGAGAGA GTTCACCAGAGAGAGGCGATTTGattaatttctataataaaGTTTACGTGCAATGTATGCAGAGCTTCGCGCTGAGGTTCACTGGAAAGCATAAAGAT GAGTGCAGCCTGTCTCCGCTGCcgagcgggcgcggcgcggcggcgtggTCGCCGGCGGGGCAGCGCGTGTCGGAGCGGCACCAGCTGTACGTCAAGCCGCTCGTcacgccgccgccgcaccaCCACCACCTCACCTACCGCTTCAGCCGCAGCCCCGCCAAG GACCTGCATGCGATCAACACGATGGTGTCGTGCGAAACGGGCGGGCTGACGGCGCTGGGCGTGAAGCGCGGCGCGGAGGCGGGCGGCGACGCGGGGAAGCGGCCGCGCCAGCACCCGCCCGCCGTCGTGCGCAAGCTGCAGGGCCTCATGTCCGACCGCCAGGCTGTCTAG